A portion of the Dehalococcoidales bacterium genome contains these proteins:
- the rpsP gene encoding 30S ribosomal protein S16: protein MLKIRLRRMGAKKKPSYRLVVVDSRAPRDGASLSIIGHYDPLTDPETVVIKEEEALKWLGQGAQPTATASRLLSKTGIMDKFKTAKEKA, encoded by the coding sequence ATGCTAAAAATAAGATTAAGACGAATGGGTGCCAAGAAAAAACCAAGCTATCGGCTGGTGGTAGTCGATTCCCGAGCGCCTCGTGACGGCGCATCCCTTAGTATTATCGGACACTACGACCCCCTCACCGACCCCGAGACAGTGGTCATCAAGGAAGAAGAAGCACTCAAGTGGCTTGGGCAAGGGGCTCAACCAACGGCCACAGCTAGTCGGCTGCTATCCAAAACGGGTATCATGGACAAGTTCAAGACAGCCAAGGAGAAAGCATGA
- a CDS encoding KH domain-containing protein → MRDLVEYIAKSIVNAPDDVQVTEEEDEQGIILKLQVADDDKGRVIGKQGRIAEAMRTLIRVKAAKAGTRATLEIV, encoded by the coding sequence ATGAGAGATCTAGTAGAGTACATCGCGAAGTCAATTGTCAACGCACCCGACGATGTCCAGGTTACCGAAGAAGAGGATGAGCAAGGCATCATACTCAAACTACAGGTTGCCGATGATGATAAGGGAAGGGTCATAGGTAAACAAGGACGTATCGCCGAGGCCATGCGCACCCTGATAAGGGTGAAGGCCGCCAAGGCTGGCACAAGAGCCACCCTTGAGATTGTCTGA